The following are encoded together in the Nicotiana tomentosiformis unplaced genomic scaffold, ASM39032v3 Un00141, whole genome shotgun sequence genome:
- the LOC138903913 gene encoding uncharacterized protein, giving the protein MDWLSPYHAILDCHAKTVTLAFPEFPRLEWKGSSGSASNQVISFMKAQQMVEKGCLAYLAYVRDTTAETPTIDLVPVVREFSDVFPSDLPGMPPDRDIDFCFDFAPDTQPISIPPYRMDLKEFKELKEQLEELLAKGILSPCIDSFVIVFIDDILIYSCSKEEHE; this is encoded by the exons atggactggttatctccatatcatgccatcctagattgccatgccaagactgttaccttggcttttccagaatttcctaggttggagtggaagggttcgtctggtAGTGCATCTAATCAGGtaatttcttttatgaaggctcaacaaatggttgagaagggttgtttggcttatctagcctatgttcgggatactactgcagagactccaacTATTGACTTAGTGCCTGTAGTtcgagagttctccgatgtatttccttcagaccttccaggcatgccacccgatcgtgatattgatttttgttttgactttgctccagatacccagcctatatctatcccaccgtatcgcatggatCTGAAAGAAtttaaagaattgaaagaacaacttgaggagttactagccaaagg gatATTAAGTCCAtgtattgattcgtttgtcattgtcttcattgatgatatcttgatctactcatgcagtaaggaggagcacgagtag